The DNA sequence CGCCACCACCTTCCACGCATAGGTCGTGGCCTTGGTGGTGGCGGTGCCATTCGGCGCGGTGACGGTTTCACGCACCACGTCCCGCTGTTCCCATGGCAGTGCCGCGGGCACCTGGGCCACGGCCTTCATCGTCGCGGGGGCCCAGGTGGTGACGCGCACGCGCGTGCCGTTCTCGAAGTCCTCTTCGCGCAGCCGCACCACCACACCCTGGGCCAGCTCGAGCTGGAACGAGTCCTCCGCGTACACGTCCCCCGTCGTCCGGGAGCGGTCCTGCACGCTGTGCACGCGCACCGCTGTCGTGCTCGTGCCCTCGACACGCTCCGGGCCCTGCACCGTCACGGTCTTCCGGAAGGTGCCCTGGACGGGGTCGGTGATCCGATACGTCCAGGTGGAGCCCGTGGTCAGCGGCCACAGGCCGTGTGGCGACGCGGGCACGGGTGTTCCGGTGGCGCCGTCGTCGGGAGCGTTGGGGTCCACGGGGGTGCCGGGCACGTCCACCGGCGCATTCCCGGGAGTCGGCTCGGTGGGGAGGCTGCCGCCGCCACAGGCCATCAGCGCTCCACTGGCCACGAGCGCGGCCGTCCATCCGAGCCTCATGCCGGGTCCTCCTTGGCGCTCTTGGGCGCCATCGCTGTCCAGCGCAGCCCCCGGAGGGGCGCTCCCACCGTGCGGCCCATGGCCGCGGCCAGCATTCCCGGCTCGGACTCCTCGACCTCCAACTCCAGCCGACGGCTGTCGAAGTCGAGGGCGCAGCTCTTCACCAGCACGTTGCGGTCGCCCAGGGCCTTGCGCAGCGCGGCCTCGGCGCCGACGAGGTCATCGGACTGCGCGCTCAGCAACAGCCGCTGCCGGGCCACCGTCTTCGCGGGCCGATTGAACAGGTCCAGGACGAACAGCAACACGGTGGTGAAGGCCGTGCCCACGGCCGCCAGCACGAGGTTCCCGTGCCCGCACGCCATGCCGAAGCCGATGACAAGGAAGAGGATGGCCGCGTCGCGCGGATCCTTCAGTCCCGAGCGGAAGCGCACGAAGCCGCCCAGCCCCACCAAGCCGAACGCCTTGGCCACGCTGTTGCCGATGACGGTCGTGATGACCGCCGCCGCGGCGCACAGCAGCACCTGGGCCTGCACCATCTCCGCGCGGGGCAGGGGATGTCCGAGCAAGGGCCGCCAGGGCCTCAGCGACAGCAGCGTCCCGATGAGCACCGCGGCCAACATGCGCGGAAGAATGGACGCCAGGGAGAAGGCGTGAAGCTCGGTCTGAACCTCTTGCATGAGGGGCGCGAACGCGGTGTCCATGTCGGCGGCCTCCTAGGATTCGAGTTGAACCGTGGGGCTCGGCTGAGTCCCGGAGCGAGGAACACGGCCCGAGCGCGCTGCTTCGCGCGCCGTGGCCACCACGGCGTAGGCATTGCGCAGCACCGGCAGGCTGCCCGGATGGGACTCCAGCGCGCGCTCCAGCAACACGCGGGCTTCGGGCCCCAGCAGCAGTCCGCGCAGCGAGGACACCACCGTGCAGGTCCACTGCCGTGCGTGGCGCGCGCGCAATCGCCAGGCGCGCGGATCATCCAAGCCATCCAGTGAGTCGATGGCCTCCTTCGTGCGTGTCGCGCCGCGCTCGCGCAGGGCCCACGCGTCGTCCGTGGTGAGCCCCGTCACGGAGCGGAGCACGAGCTTCAGTGCCTTGCCCTCGAGTTGGGCCCGAAGGGTCCGTGCCACCGGCGTGTCCAAGCCGGTGGTGCTGCGCAGCACCGCCAACCGGTCGTGTGACACCAGCTCCTGGCGCACGGCCTCGGCGCGCGGGGAGTCCAGTCCCGCGAGGCTGCGCGCGACCGCGGGATACAGCTCGCGTCGCATGCCTGCCTCGCGAACCTCCCAGGATTCTTCTCCATCCACGCCCCCCAGGCCCGCGAGCACGTCTGCAAGTCGTCCGTCGCGCAGGCCGCGCTCGCGCAGGGCCCAGGCCTCGGGTGAGGCATGGTGTGACAGGCTGGCCAGGACCTCGGACGCGGCCTGGGGATACAGCCTCATTCGCAAGGCATCCGCGCGCGGTGACGTGAGCGCCTCCAGCCCGCTCGCCACGCTCGTGGGCGTCGTCGCCGCGAGCGCCTCGCGCAAGTCCCACGCCGCTTCGTCGTCCAGTCCGAGCAGCCCGCCCGCGATGAGGGCAGGGTAGCGCTCGGCCAGGGCGAGGCGCCGCTGATGCGCGGGCAGTCCCGGAATGCGGCCCAACATCCATGCGGCCAGATGCGGCTCGCGAGGCTCCAGCGCATCCATCGCGAGGAAGAAGCGCGACTCCACATCGGCCACGGATGCCGTGCCCGGCTGCGGTGCCGGGGGCGCGGGCACGAGCCGCTGCACGGGCAGCTCGCGCTGCTCCAGCCGCGCCACCACGGCCTCCACCAGCCGCTGCTCCAACACCCACAGGGGCTGCTCGTTGTTCTCCAGGATGAGCCAGTGATGCGGATCCTTCCGGGCCATGGCGAGGAAGGACTCGCGCACGCGCACGGACAGGCCCGCGCCCGACAGGCCCTTGCGGCTGTCGGCGTCTTGCGCGCGTCCTCCCTGGACCTTGCCCAGGCGCTTGCGCAGCCGCGCCAGCTCGGGATCCACATCCACCAGGATGACCAGGTCGGGCCACAGCCCCTGGGCGGCCAGCTCGCAAGCGCCCTGCAGGGAGTCCATGGGCAGGCCCCGGCCACCGCTGCTCAGCGCGAGCTGCGAGTGCAGGTACCGGTCCGTGATGCACACCTCGCCGCGAGCCAGCGCGGGCGCCACCACCTCTTCCAGTTGCTGCGCATCGCGCGCCAGGTTGAGGAAGAACTCGGCGCGGGAGGTCATCTCCAGCAGGCGCGAGTCGCGTGTCAGCTCCCGGATGCGCCGCGCGGTGGGCGACTGCAGCTCGCCGCCCTCGCGCGCGTGCACCACCTTGTACCCGAGCCGCTTGAGCCGCGCGGCCAGCAGGTTGGACAGCGTCGTCTTGCCGCTGCCGTCGATACCTTCAAAGTCGATGAACACGGTGCCCTATCCCCCCGTCGCCCCGGCCGCGGTGAAGGCGTGGACGCGTGCCATGCCTTCCGCGAACTTGCTGTAGGCCGGCGCGCCCCCCACTTGCAGCGCCGCCAGCCACCCGGGCAGCTCCCGCCCCAGGTGCTTCACCTCGACCACCACGCGCGAATCCCTCGCCACGGGCGCGCCCAATCGCTCGAACGTCAGCGCCGTGTCGCCCAGGGCCACCTCGGGGGTGATGGCGTGGAAGCCGATGCTCCGGTCCACCGTCACTCGCCAGGTCTCTTCCGCCTGGTACACGTGCCGCTGATACGTCACCGCCAACACGGGCCGCAGGCTGCCGCCCGCGATGAGGGGCAGCAGCCGCGCGCCCCCGCGCACCGCCTGACCGAGCCGAGCGCGTGGCACCCACAGGCGCCGCTTCTGCGTCACGCCGCCACGCTCCCGCTTGACCTCCAGCACCACGCGCTCCTGGCCTCCTGCTCCCAGGTCCGGCGCGTACTCCTTCGTGCGGACCTTGAGGCAGTCCTCGGGCGTGCGCAGCGCGCGCAGTGCCAGGGGACAGCCCGGCTTGTCGAAGTAGACCGACACGATGCGGGTGGGCGGGCTCGATGTGCCCTGCATCTCCTGGGACAGACGGTCGTGGAGCGCCGCGACCTGGCTCTCCTCGAGCACGAGCTTGAACTCACGGCGCAGCCGCGTGACCTCGCCTTCGGCGAACGAGCGCATGGTGGACTCCGACTCACTGGAAGCGGGTGGCGAGTTGCAGCGACAGCTCCAGCGCGGCCGCCGGATCTCCGGGCCTTAGGGCGCGCTCCACCTGGAGCTGGACCTTGAACAGGTCGGCCAGCAACAGGTTGAGTCCCCCCACCAGCGCGTGGCCCGTCTTCGTCACCGCGTCGACGCGAAGCTGGAGCGCTTCCGCGCCGAGCACCGGTTGGAGCGCCCAGCCATGCTGCCCCAGGCCCACCAGCCACGACGCCAGGAAGAGCTGTGCGGTGAAGGGCCCCAGGGCCACTCTCCCGGCGACGCCCTCGGCGGTGAGCAGCAGCGCGCCCACCTGGAGCTGTGCGTCGGTGGAGAGCGCGTACTGGCGCGTGCCGTCGAAGACCTGCGTGAGATAGGTGCTGGCCCCCACCGTGAGGCGCTTGAGCGGCTGCACGCTGACGCGCACCGCGCCGTCCTCACTGAGGCGCTCGCCCGCGTCATCCTCCGCGCCCTGGAAGAGTCCCGCGGACACCTTGAGGCCCCAGGCTTCCTTCCACCGCGCCTCACCCATCACGCCCAGCCGACGTCCTCCCAGGTCATTCGTGTCGACGAGGTAGTCCGTCACGAGGCCGCGGCCCTGCAATGGCAGCGTCCACGAGGAGTCCAGCTCGCGCTGGAGGAAGGGCGCCTTGAACCGGCCGCCGTACAAGCGAAGCCGCTTCGAGTCGTTCGACAGTCGCACGAACGCGTCCTTCAGGATGGACTTGGAGGCGAGGTCGGCGCTCAGCTCCGCGTCCACGTTGGGGAAGGACGCCTCCACGCCCACGCGCGCGGAAGGGATGCTGAGCGAACGCGCGTAGTTCGCCCGCTCATCCGCCCGCGCTTGCGCGAAGACCCGTCCAAACAGTCGCAGCGTGTGGACGGGAGCGTCCGCGTCCTGAGCCGCGTCGTCGACCTTGTCCGCACCCGCCGGGTCCTCACCCAGCGAGTCCGCGGGCTTCACCTTGCGAGGTGCCGCCTTGTCCTTCGCGCCACCCGACGCACGCGGCGGGGGCTTGGACTGAGTAACCGACTCGCTGGGGTCCGGCGGAGGCCCGCCCTCATCCCGCTCCGCCCCCGCCACCGCCGGAATCCCCAGGAGGACTGCGGCGAGAAGTCCCCGCCACTCCTGTTCAGCCAACCGCCACCCCACCATTCCCCTCGCCTCCCGCCGCAGTCGCATGCCCCTGGTGCAACCAGGGTGCCTAGGGGGAGGCCTTCATGGCGGTGTGTGATGGTCGACGCGCGCACGGGCCCCGCGTCGTGATTCGGCCGTCCTCAGAGGAATGGGCGCGCCTCGGCCTGGGAAGGTTTTTTCCCTCGGAGAGCGAGGGAGCCTGTAACGGCCCCCTGTAAGAAGTGGCGCGTTACTGCCCGTTGCCGCGGTCCGGCGAGGTCTCCACCGGCGCTCCCGCCGAGGACTCCTGGGGCGCCGGGCCGGAACCTTCAGGCTTCGGAGCGGACTCGGTGGGCGCTGACGCGACCTGCTCCATCATGACGGTGGACTCCTGGGAGTCCGCGGCGGCCGTGGGAGGGGTCTCGGAGGAGACGGAGTTGACCGGCGCGGGCGCGTCGGAGGCACCCGCGGCATGGGACTCGGTGGGCACCGCGCTGCCCGCCTCGGGCACTCCGGTGGGAGCCACCTGGGTCACGGCGACAGCACGCTGGGTCTCATCCACCCGGGGCTCCGGTTCGCCTTCGCGCTTCAGGAGGTTGCGCGCACCCAGCACCAGCGCCACCACGACGCCCGCGCCGAGCAGCGCCCAGGCAAGCTCCTTGGGCGGAGGGCCGGACGCGACGGTGAAATGGGTGTGCAGCACCTTGAGCCGCGTGGTGCGGAAGCGCACGTCGACCTGCCAGGTCCCAGTCGTGGGCGGGGTGAACTCCGTGCGCCAGCTCTTGCCGTCCCGCTGCAGCGTGACGGTCTGCTGAGACAGCGCGCCCTCCTGTTGGAAGGT is a window from the Myxococcaceae bacterium JPH2 genome containing:
- a CDS encoding DUF4956 domain-containing protein, whose protein sequence is MDTAFAPLMQEVQTELHAFSLASILPRMLAAVLIGTLLSLRPWRPLLGHPLPRAEMVQAQVLLCAAAAVITTVIGNSVAKAFGLVGLGGFVRFRSGLKDPRDAAILFLVIGFGMACGHGNLVLAAVGTAFTTVLLFVLDLFNRPAKTVARQRLLLSAQSDDLVGAEAALRKALGDRNVLVKSCALDFDSRRLELEVEESEPGMLAAAMGRTVGAPLRGLRWTAMAPKSAKEDPA
- the tmk gene encoding dTMP kinase; translated protein: MFIDFEGIDGSGKTTLSNLLAARLKRLGYKVVHAREGGELQSPTARRIRELTRDSRLLEMTSRAEFFLNLARDAQQLEEVVAPALARGEVCITDRYLHSQLALSSGGRGLPMDSLQGACELAAQGLWPDLVILVDVDPELARLRKRLGKVQGGRAQDADSRKGLSGAGLSVRVRESFLAMARKDPHHWLILENNEQPLWVLEQRLVEAVVARLEQRELPVQRLVPAPPAPQPGTASVADVESRFFLAMDALEPREPHLAAWMLGRIPGLPAHQRRLALAERYPALIAGGLLGLDDEAAWDLREALAATTPTSVASGLEALTSPRADALRMRLYPQAASEVLASLSHHASPEAWALRERGLRDGRLADVLAGLGGVDGEESWEVREAGMRRELYPAVARSLAGLDSPRAEAVRQELVSHDRLAVLRSTTGLDTPVARTLRAQLEGKALKLVLRSVTGLTTDDAWALRERGATRTKEAIDSLDGLDDPRAWRLRARHARQWTCTVVSSLRGLLLGPEARVLLERALESHPGSLPVLRNAYAVVATAREAARSGRVPRSGTQPSPTVQLES
- a CDS encoding VTC domain-containing protein is translated as MRSFAEGEVTRLRREFKLVLEESQVAALHDRLSQEMQGTSSPPTRIVSVYFDKPGCPLALRALRTPEDCLKVRTKEYAPDLGAGGQERVVLEVKRERGGVTQKRRLWVPRARLGQAVRGGARLLPLIAGGSLRPVLAVTYQRHVYQAEETWRVTVDRSIGFHAITPEVALGDTALTFERLGAPVARDSRVVVEVKHLGRELPGWLAALQVGGAPAYSKFAEGMARVHAFTAAGATGG